The following coding sequences lie in one Equus asinus isolate D_3611 breed Donkey chromosome 1, EquAss-T2T_v2, whole genome shotgun sequence genomic window:
- the FLNC gene encoding filamin-C isoform X3 — protein MMNNSGYSEPAGLGLGDEADDMPSTEKDLAEDAPWKKIQQNTFTRWCNEHLKCVGKRLTDLQRDLSDGLRLIALLEVLSQKRMYRKFHPRPNFRQMKLENVSVALEFLEREHIKLVSIDSKAIVDGNLKLILGLIWTLILHYSISMPMWEDEDDEDARKQTPKQRLLGWIQNKVPQLPITNFNRDWQDGKALGALVDNCAPGLCPDWEAWDPNQPVENAREAMQQADDWLGVPQVIAPEEIVDPNVDEHSVMTYLSQFPKAKLKPGAPVRSKQLNPKKAIAYGPGIEPQGNTVLQPAHFTVQTVDAGVGEVLVYIEDPEGHTEEAKVVPNNDKDRTYAVSYVPKVAGLHKVTVLFAGQNIERSPFEVNVGMALGDANKVSARGPGLEPVGNVANKPTYFDIYTAGAGTGDVAVVIVDPQGWRDTVEVALEDKGDSTFRCTYRPVMEGPHTVHVAFAGAPITRSPFPVHVAEACNPNACRASGRGLQPKGVRVKEVADFKVFTKGAGSGELKVTVKGPKGTEELVKVREAGDGVFECEYYPVVPGKYVVTITWGGYAIPRSPFEVQVSPEAGAQKVRAWGPGLETGQVGKSADFVVEAIGTEVGTLGFSIEGPSQAKIECDDKGDGSCDVRYWPTEPGEYAVHVICDDEDIRDSPFIAHIQPAPPDCFPDKVKAFGPGLEPTGCIVDKPAEFTIDASAAGKGDLKLYAQDADGCPIDINVFTTGNGIFRCSYVPTKPIKHTIIISWGGVNVPKSPFRVNVGEGSHPEKVKVYGPGVEKTGLKANEPTYFTVDCSEAGQGDVSIGIKCAPGVVGPAEADIDFDIIKNDNDTFTVKYTPPGAGRYTIMVLFANQEIPASPFHIKVDPSHDASKVKAEGPGLNRTGVEVGKPTHFTVLTKGAGKAKLDVHFAGAGKGEAVRDFEIIDNHDYSYTVKYTAVQQGNMAVTVTYGGDPVPKSPFVVNVAPPLDLSKVKVQGLNSKVAVGQEQAFSVNTRGAGGQGQLDVRMTSPSRRPIPCKLEPGGGAEAQAVRYMPPEEGPYKVDITYDGHPVPGSPFTVEGVLPPDPSKVCAYGPGLKGGLVGSPAPFSIDTKGAGTGGLGLTVEGPCEAKIECQDNGDGSCAVSYLPTEPGEYTINILFAEAHIPGSPFKATIRPVFDPSKVRASGPGLERGKAGEAATFTVDCSEAGEAELTIEILSDAGVKAEVLIHNNADGTYHITYSPAFPGTYTITIKYGGHPVPKFPTRVHVQPAIDTSGVKVSGPGVEPHGVLREVTTEFTVDARSLTATGGNHVTARVLNPSGAKTDTYVTDNGDGTYRVQYTAYEEGVHLVEVLYDDVAVPKSPFRVGVTEGCDPTRVRAYGPGLEGGLVNKANRFTVETRGAGTGGLGLAIEGPSEAKMSCKDNKDGSCTVEYIPFTPGDYDVNITFGGRPIPGSPFRVPVKDVVDPGKVKCSGPGLGAGVRARVPQTFTVDCSQAGRAPLQVAVLGPTGVAEPVEIRDNGDGTHAVHYTPATDGPYTVAVKYADQEVPRSPFKIKVLPAHDASKVRASGPGLNAAGIPASLPVEFTIDARDAGEGLLTVQILDPEGKPKKANIRDNGDGTYTVSYLPDMSGRYTITIKYGGDEIPYSPFRIHALPTGDASKCLVTGACLGPRIQIGEETVITVDAKAAGKGKVTCTVSTPDGAELDVDVVENHDGTFDIYYTAPEPGKYVITIRFGGEHIPNSPFHVLACDPMPHVEEPSEVLQLHRPSAYPTHWATEEPVVPVEPMESMLRPFNLVIPFTVQKGELTGEVRMPSGKTARPNITDNKDGTITVRYAPTEKGLHQMGIKYDGNHIPGSPLQFYVDAINSRHVSAYGPGLSHGMVNKPATFTIVTKDAGEGGLSLAVEGPSKAEITCKDNKDGTCTVSYLPTAPGDYSIIVRFDDKHIPGSPFTAKITGDDSMRTSQLNVGTSTDVSLKITESDLSLLTASIRAPSGNEEPCLLKRLPNRHIGISFTPKEVGEHVVSVRKSGKHVTNSPFKILVGPSEIGDASKVRVWGKGLSEGQTFQVAEFIVDTRNAGYGGLGLSIEGPSKVDINCEDMEDGTCKVTYCPTEPGTYIINIKFADKHVPGSPFTVKVTGEGRMKESITRRRQAPSIATIGSTCDLNLKIPGNWFQMVSAQERLTRTFTRSSHTYTRTERTEISKTRGGETKREVRVEESTQVGGDPFPAVFGDFLGRERLGSFGSITRQQEGEASSQDMTAQVTSPSGKTEAAEIVEGEDSAYSVRFVPQEMGPHTVTVKYRGQHVPGSPFQFTVGPLGEGGAHKVRAGGTGLERGVAGVPAEFSIWTREAGAGGLSIAVEGPSKAEIAFEDRKDGSCGVSYVVQEPGDYEVSIKFNDEHIPDSPFVVPVASLSDDARRLTVTSLQETGLKVNQPASFAVQLNGARGVIDARVHTPSGAVEECYVSELDSDKHTIRFIPHENGVHSIDVKFNGAHIPGSPFKIRVGEQSQAGDPGLVSAYGPGLEGGTTGVSSEFIVNTLNAGSGALSVTIDGPSKVQLDCRECPEGHVVTYTPMAPGNYLIAIKYGGPQHIVGSPFKAKVTGPRLSGGHSLHETSTVLVETVTKSSSSRGSSYSSIPKFSSDASKVVTRGPGLSQAFVGQKNSFTVDCSKAGTNMMMVGVHGPKTPCEEVYVKHMGNRVYNVTYTVKEKGDYILIVKWGDESVPGSPFKVNVP, from the exons ATGATGAACAACAGCGGCTACTCGGAGCCCGCGGGCCTCGGCCTGGGCGACGAGGCGGACGACATGCCGTCCACGGAGAAGGACCTGGCGGAGGACGCGCCGTGGAAGAAGATCCAGCAGAACACGTTCACGCGCTGGTGCAACGAGCACCTCAAGTGCGTGGGCAAGCGCCTGACCGACCTGCAGCGAGACCTCAGCGACGGGCTGCGCCTCATCGCGCTGCTCGAGGTGCTCAGCCAGAAGCGCATGTACCGCAAGTTCCACCCGCGCCCCAACTTCCGCCAGATGAAGCTGGAGAACGTGTCCGTGGCCCTCGAGTTCCTCGAGCGCGAGCACATCAAGCTTGTGTCCATCG ACAGCAAGGCCATCGTGGATGGGAACCTGAAGCTGATCCTTGGGCTGATCTGGACGTTGATCCTGCACTACTCCATCTCCATGCCCATGTGGGAAGATGAGGATGATGAAGATGCCCGCAAACAGACGCCCAAGCAGCGTCTGCTCGGCTGGATCCAGAACAAGGTGCCCCAGCTGCCCATCACTAACTTCAACCGCGACTGGCAGGATGGCAAAGCTCTGGGTGCCCTGGTGGACAACTGTGCCCCTG GCCTCTGCCCTGACTGGGaggcctgggatcccaaccagcctGTGGAGAACGCCCGGGAGGCCATGCAGCAGGCGGACGACTGGCTCGGGGTGCCCCAG GTGATTGCGCCCGAGGAGATTGTGGACCCCAATGTAGATGAGCATTCTGTCATGACCTACCTGTCCCAGTTCCCCAAGGCCAAGCTCAAACCTGGTGCCCCTGTTCGCTCCAAGCAGCTGAACCCCAAGAAGGCCATTGCCTATGGGCCTG GCATTGAGCCCCAGGGCAACACCGTGCTGCAGCCTGCCCACTTCACCGTGCAGACGGTGGATGCTGGTGTGGGCGAGGTGCTGGTCTACATTGAGGATCCTGAGGGCCACACCGAGGAG GCCAAGGTGGTTCCCAACAATGACAAGGACCGCACCTATGCTGTCTCCTACGTGCCTAAGGTTGCTGGGTTGCACAAG GTGACTGTGCTCTTTGCTGGCCAGAACATCGAACGCAGCCCCTTTGAGGTGAATGTGGGCATGGCCCTGGGGGATGCCAACAAGGTGTCAGCCCGTGGCCCTGGCCTGGAGCCTGTGGGCAATGTGGCCAACAAACCTACCTACTTTGACATCTACACTGCAG GGGCCGGCACTGGTGATGTTGCCGTGGTGATCGTGGACCCGCAGGGCTGGCGGGACACAGTGGAGGTGGCCCTGGAGGACAAGGGCGACAGCACGTTCCGCTGCACATACAGGCCTGTGATGGAGGGACCCCATACAGTGCATGTGGCCTTCGCTGGTGCCCCCATCACCCGCAGTCCTTTCCCCGTCCATGTGGCAGAAG CCTGTAACCCCAATGCCTGCCGCGCCTCTGGGCGGGGCCTGCAGCCCAAGGGTGTGCGGGTGAAAGAGGTGGCTGACTTCAAGGTGTTCACCAAGGGCGCTGGCAGCGGAGAGCTCAAGGTCACAGTCAAGGGGCCAA AGGGCACAGAGGAGCTGGTGAAGGTGCGAGAGGCTGGGGACGGTGTGTTCGAGTGTGAGTACTACCCTGTGGTGCCTGGGAAGTATGTGGTGACCATCACGTGGGGCGGCTATGCCATCCCCCGCAG TCCCTTTGAGGTACAGGTGAGCCCAGAGGCAGGAGCGCAGAAGGTACGGGCCTGGGGGCCTGGTTTGGAAACTGGCCAGGTGGGCAAGTCAGCTGACTTTGTGGTGGAGGCCATTGGCACGGAGGTGGGGACACTGG GCTTCTCCATTGAGGGGCCTTCACAGGCCAAGATCGAGTGTGATGACAAGGGGGATGGCTCCTGCGATGTACGGTACTGGCCCACTGAGCCCGGGGAGTACGCCGTGCATGTCATCTGCGACGATGAGGACATCCGAGACTCGCCCTTCATTGCCCACATCCAGCCAGCCCCACCTGACTGCTTCCCGGACAAG GTGAAGGCCTTTGGGCCTGGCCTGGAGCCCACTGGCTGCATCGTGGACAAGCCTGCGGAGTTCACCATTGATGCCTCTGCAGCTGGCAAGGGAGACCTGAAGCTCTATGCCCAG GACGCCGACGGCTGCCCTATCGACATCAACGTCTTCACCACTGGCAACGGCATCTTCCGCTGCTCCTACGTGCCCACCAAGCCCATTAAACACACCATCATCATCTCTTGGGGAGGTGTCAACGTGCCCAAGAGCCCCTTCCGG GTAAACGTGGGAGAGGGCAGTCACCCTGAGAAAGTGAAGGTGTACGGCCCTGGCGTGGAGAAGACAGGCCTCAAGGCTAACGAGCCCACCTATTTCACCGTGGACTGCAGCGAGGCGGGGCAAG GCGATGTGAGCATTGGCATCAAGTGCGCCCCCGGCGTGGTAGGCCCCGCAGAGGCTGACATTGACTTTGACATCATCAAGAATGACAATGACACCTTCACAGTCAAGTACACACCCCCAGGGGCCGGCCGCTACACCATCATGGTGCTGTTTGCCAACCAG GAGATCCCTGCCAGCCCCTTCCACATCAAGGTGGACCCATCCCATGATGCCAGCAAGGTCAAGGCTGAGGGCCCTGGGCTGAACCGCACAG GTGTAGAAGTTGGGAAGCCCACTCACTTCACGGTGCTGACCAAGGGAGCTGGCAAGGCTAAGCTGGACGTGCACTTTGCCGGGGCCGGCAAGGGTGAGGCTGTGCGGGACTTTGAGATCATCGACAACCACGACTACTCCTATACCGTCAAGTACACGGCCGTCCAGCAG GGCAACATGGCAGTGACAGTGACCTATGGTGGGGACCCCGTCCCCAAGAGTCCCTTTGTGGTGAATGTGGCACCTCCGCTGGACCTCAGCAAAGTCAAAGTTCAAGGCCTCAACAGTA AGGTGGCTGTGGGACAAGAACAGGCATTCTCTGTGAACACACGAGGGGCTGGTGGTCAGGGCCAGCTGGATGTGCGGATGACCTCACCCTCCCGACGACCGATCCCCTGCAAGCTGGAGCCTGGGGGCGGAGCTGAAGCCCAGGCTGTGCGCTACATGCCTCCTGAGGAGGGTCCCTACAAGGTGGACATTACCTACGACGGCCACCCGGTACCTGGCAGCCCCTTCACTGTGGAGGGTGTCCTGCCCCCCGACCCCTCCAAG GTTTGTGCTTATGGCCCTGGTCTCAAGGGCGGGCTGGTAGGCAGCCCAGCGCCGTTCTCCATCGACACCAAGGGGGCTGGCACCGGTGGCCTGGGGCTGACTGTGGAGGGCCCCTGTGAGGCCAAGATCGAGTGCCAGGACAATGGTGATGGCTCATGTGCGGTCAGCTACCTGCCCACGGAGCCGGGCGAGTACACCATCAACATCCTGTTCGCCGAAGCCCACATCCCTGGCTCACCCTTCAAGGCTACCATCCGGCCCGTGTTCGACCCGAGCAAGGTGCGGGCCAGTGGGCCAGGCCTGGAGCGTGGCAAGGCTGGTGAGGCAGCCACCTTCACTGTGGACTGCTCGGAGGCGGGCGAGGCTGAGCTGACCATTGAGATCCTGTCGGACGCTGGCGTCAAGGCCGAGGTGCTGATCCACAACAATGCTGACGGCACCTACCACATCACCTACAGCCCCGCCTTCCCCGGCACCTACACTATTACCATCAAGTACGGTGGGCACCCCGTACCCAAATTCCCCACCCGCGTCCATGTGCAGCCCGCTATCGACACCAGTGGAGTCAAGGTCTCAGGGCCTGGTGTGGAGCCGCACG GTGTCCTGCGTGAGGTGACCACTGAGTTCACTGTGGATGCAAGATCCCTAACAGCCACAGGTGGGAACCATGTGACGGCTCGTGTGCTCAACCCCTCGGGTGCTAAGACGGACACCTACGTGACGGACAACGGGGATGGCACCTACCGAGTGCAATACACAGCCTATGAAGAGG GCGTACATTTGGTGGAGGTGCTGTATGATGACGTAGCTGTGCCCAAGAGTCCCTTCCGAGTGGGTGTGACCGAGGGCTGTGACCCCACGCGTGTTCGGGCCTATGGACCAGGCCTGGAGGGTGGCTTGGTCAACAAGGCCAACCGCTTCACTGTGGAGACCAG GGGAGCAGGCACTGGGGGCCTAGGCCTAGCCATCGAGGGCCCCTCGGAAGCCAAGATGTCCTGCAAAGACAACAAGGATGGCAGCTGCACCGTAGAGTACATCCCCTTCACCCCTGGAGACTATGACGTCAATATCACCTTTGGGGGTCGGCCCATCCCAG GGAGCCCGTTCCGGGTGCCAGTGAAGGATGTGGTGGACCCCGGGAAAGTGAAATGCTCAGGACCAGGGCTGGGGGCCGGTGTCAGGGCCCGGGTACCCCAGACCTTCACGGTGGACTGCAGCCAGGCTGGCCGGGCCCCCCTGCAGGTGGCCGTGCTGGGCCCCACAG GTGTGGCTGAGCCTGTGGAGATACGTGACAATGGAGATGGCACCCATGCTGTCCACTACACCCCGGCCACTGATGGGCCATACACGGTAGCCGTCAAGTATGCCGACCAGGAAGTGCCACGCAG CCccttcaagatcaaggtgcttcCAGCCCATGATGCCAGCAAGGTGCGGGCCAGTGGCCCTGGCCTCAACGCCGCTGGCATCCCTGCCAGTCTGCCTGTGGAGTTCACCATCGATGCCCGGGATGCTGGTGAGGGCTTGCTCACCGTCCAGATCCTG GACCCCGAGGGTAAGCCCAAGAAGGCCAATATCCGAGACAATGGGGATGGCACATACACCGTGTCCTACTTACCAGACATGAGTGGCCGGTATACCATCACCATCAAGTACGGCGGTGACGAGATCCCTTACTCACCCTTCCGCATCCATGCCCTGCCCACTGGGGACGCCAGCAAGTGCCTCGTCACAG GTGCCTGCCTAGGCCCCCGCATCCAGATCGGGGAGGAGACGGTGATCACAGTGGACGCCAAGGCAGCAGGCAAGGGGAAGGTAACATGCACGGTGTCCACGCCGGATGGGGCAGAGCTCGACGTGGACGTGGTTGAGAACCATGACGGTACCTTTGACATCTACTACACAGCGCCCGAGCCGGGCAAGTACGTCATCACCATCCGCTTTGGAGGCGAGCACATCCCCAACAGTCCCTTCCATGTGCTG GCGTGTGACCCCATGCCCCACGTGGAGGAGCCCTCTGAAGTATTGCAGCTGCACCGGCCCAGCGCCTACCCCACACACTGG GCCACAGAGGAGCCAGTGGTGCCTGTGGAGCCAATGGAGTCTATGTTGAGGCCCTTCAACCTGGTCATCCCCTTCACCGTGCAGAAAGGGGAGCTCACAG GGGAGGTACGGATGCCCTCCGGGAAAACTGCCCGGCCCAATATCACCGACAACAAGGATGGCACCATCACAGTGAGGTACGCGCCCACTGAGAAAGGCCTGCACCAGATGGGGATCAAGTATGATGGCAACCACATCCCTG GGAGTCCCCTGCAGTTCTACGTGGATGCCATCAACAGCCGCCATGTCAGTGCCTACGGGCCAGGCCTGAGCCATGGCATGGTCAACAAGCCGGCCACCTTCACCATTGTCACCAAGGATGCTGGGGAAG GGGGGCTGTCACTGGCCGTGGAGGGCCCGTCCAAAGCAGAGATCACCTGCAAGGACAACAAGGATGGCACCTGCACGGTGTCCTACCTACCCACAGCGCCTGGAGACTACAGCATCATTGTGCGCTTTGATGACAAGCACATCCCGGGGAGCCCCTTCACAGCCAAGATCACAG GCGATGACTCGATGAGGACGTCACAGCTAAACGTGGGCACCTCCACGGATGTGTCACTGAAGATCACCGAGAGTGACCTGAGCCTGCTGACCGCCAGCATCCGTGCCCCCTCGGGCAACGAGGAGCCCTGCCTGCTGAAGCGCCTGCCCAACCGGCACATTG GCATCTCCTTCACCCCCAAGGAAGTTGGGGAGCATGTGGTGAGCGTGCGCAAGAGTGGGAAGCACGTCACCAATAGCCCCTTCAAGATCCTGGTGGGGCCTTCTGAGATCGGGGACGCTAGCAAGGTGCGGGTCTGGGGCAAGGGCCTGTCCGAGGGACAAACCTTCCAGGTGGCGGAGTTCATCGTGGACACTCGTAATGCAG GTTATGGGGGCCTGGGGCTGAGTATTGAAGGCCCTAGCAAGGTGGACATCAACTGTGAGGACATGGAGGATGGCACATGCAAAGTCACCTACTGCCCCACTGAACCCGGCACCTACATCATCAACATCAAGTTTGCTGACAAGCATGTGCCAG GAAGCCCCTTCACTGTGAAGGTTACTGGCGAGGGCCGCATGAAGGAAAGCATCACCCGGCGCAGGCAGGCACCTTCCATCGCCACTATTGGCAGCACCTGTGACCTCAACCTCAAGATCCCAG GGAACTGGTTCCAGATGGTGTCTGCCCAGGAGCGCCTGACACGCACCTTCACGCGCAGCAGCCACACGTACACCCGCACAGAGCGCACGGAGATCAGCAAGACCCGGGGCGGAGAGACCAAGCGCGAGGTGCGGGTGGAGGAGTCCACCCAGGTTGGCGGAGACCCCTTCCCCGCCGTCTTCGGGGACTTCCTGGGCCGCGAACGCCTGGGCTCCTTTGGCAGCATCACTCGGCAGCAGGAGG GTGAGGCCAGCTCTCAAGACATGACCGCACAGGTGACCAGCCCATCGGGCAAGACAGAAGCCGCAGAGATCGTCGAGGGGGAGGACAGTGCATACAGCGTGCGCTTTGTGCCCCAGGAGATGGGGCCCCATACTGTCACTGTCAAGTACCGTGGCCAGCACGTGCCCGGCAGCCCCTTTCAGTTCACTGTGGGGCCACTGGGTGAAGGTGGTGCCCACAAGGTGCGGGCTGGAGGCACAGGGCTGGAGCGAGGTGTGGCTGGCGTGCCAG CTGAGTTCAGCATCTGGACCCGAGAAGCAGGTGCCGGGGGCCTGTCGATTGCTGTGGAGGGTCCCAGCAAGGCAGAGATTGCATTTGAGGACCGCAAAGACGGCTCCTGTGGGGTCTCCTATGTTGTCCAGGAACCAG GTGACTATGAGGTCTCCATCAAGTTCAATGATGAGCACATCCCAGACAGCCCCTTTGTGGTGCCTGTGGCCTCCCTCTCAGACGATGCTCGCCGCCTCACTGTCACCAGCCTCCAG GAGACGGGGCTCAAGGTGAACCAGCCAGCGTCCTTTGCGGTGCAGCTGAATGGTGCGCGGGGCGTGATCGATGCTAGGGTGCACACGCCCTCGGGTGCGGTAGAGGAGTGCTACGTCTCCGAGCTGGACAGTG ACAAGCACACCATCCGCTTCATCCCCCATGAGAATGGCGTCCACTCCATCGATGTCAAGTTCAACGGTGCCCACATCCCTGGCAGTCCCTTCAAGATCCGTGTTGGGGAGCAGAGCCAAGCTGGGGACCCAGGCTTGGTGTCAGCCTATGGTCCCGGGCTCGAGGGAGGCACTACAG GTGTATCATCAGAGTTCATTGTCAACACCCTGA